One part of the Bacillus sp. FJAT-27916 genome encodes these proteins:
- a CDS encoding MATE family efflux transporter, protein MKKIDLTSGNELSVISLLSLPLIGSSLLQFLYNFIDMIFVGGLGPDAIAAVGSASFFINLGYAVQAMIVVGGGIKIAHSVGRKNDAESASYIGSSLLLNLFIGIITVFGLLLFGNRLLDLLNLNNDAVQIDAYKYLAVSAFMLFFSYFNTFFIRMFSSFGNNKQSFYISAFGLILNIILDPIFIYTFKWGVIGAAIATLISHILMFILFIYLARSILFKKNIFQIRFQQFKEIIGLGIPMSIQRILFTVINIILAIMIASYGTDAVAAQKIGLQIESITFIVMGSLNGAVGSFIGQNFGAKKYKRILKGYRVSLLLGISYALITSIIFIFFSEELAGIFTRDPETIAITSAYLTIIGLSQIFMAIEIICMGAYTGIGMPKIPSTISVIFTLMRIPLAILLIPSLGLAGIWWSIAISSFVKGIVSVLIFNTIYRRKYQHAI, encoded by the coding sequence ATGAAAAAAATTGACTTAACTTCTGGGAATGAACTTTCGGTTATCTCTCTTTTGTCTCTTCCGCTAATAGGAAGTTCCTTGCTCCAGTTTCTATATAACTTTATTGACATGATCTTCGTTGGAGGTCTTGGTCCTGATGCGATTGCTGCCGTTGGATCAGCAAGCTTTTTTATAAATTTGGGATATGCGGTTCAAGCAATGATTGTCGTTGGCGGAGGAATAAAAATCGCTCATTCAGTAGGGAGGAAGAATGACGCAGAGAGTGCTTCCTATATTGGAAGCTCTTTGTTATTGAATCTTTTTATTGGCATTATAACCGTATTTGGATTGCTGTTATTTGGAAATCGTCTGTTGGATTTATTGAATTTAAATAATGATGCCGTACAAATAGATGCTTATAAATACCTGGCGGTGTCTGCCTTTATGCTCTTTTTCTCCTATTTCAACACGTTCTTCATTCGAATGTTCAGCAGCTTTGGAAACAATAAACAAAGCTTCTATATCAGTGCCTTTGGTCTTATCTTAAATATCATTCTTGATCCGATTTTTATCTATACATTTAAATGGGGCGTCATTGGTGCTGCCATTGCGACATTGATTTCTCACATTCTTATGTTCATTTTATTTATCTATCTAGCGAGAAGTATTCTGTTCAAGAAGAACATTTTCCAAATACGTTTTCAACAGTTCAAGGAAATCATAGGACTTGGTATTCCGATGTCAATACAACGAATTCTGTTTACCGTCATCAATATCATACTAGCTATCATGATTGCTTCTTATGGAACGGATGCGGTTGCCGCACAAAAAATCGGTCTTCAAATTGAATCGATTACGTTCATTGTCATGGGCAGTTTAAATGGAGCGGTTGGCAGCTTCATTGGTCAGAATTTTGGAGCAAAAAAATATAAACGAATCTTAAAAGGGTACCGAGTTAGTCTATTGCTCGGCATATCCTATGCCCTTATAACGAGCATCATCTTTATCTTCTTCTCGGAAGAATTAGCTGGGATATTTACGCGCGATCCTGAAACAATCGCGATTACTTCAGCCTATCTGACAATAATCGGTCTCTCTCAAATATTTATGGCAATTGAAATCATTTGCATGGGTGCTTACACAGGGATTGGTATGCCGAAAATCCCTTCAACGATTTCTGTTATCTTTACGCTAATGCGAATACCTCTAGCCATCTTGCTTATTCCTTCATTAGGGTTGGCTGGGATTTGGTGGAGTATTGCGATTTCGTCATTTGTAAAAGGAATAGTATCCGTGCTCATTTTCAACACAATTTATAGGAGGAAATATCAGCATGCCATTTAA
- a CDS encoding MarR family winged helix-turn-helix transcriptional regulator has product MHDIRNLFQIFTRRFGFLNKNCCQAEGHDISLVQSHILYEIEHQSLPSMQQVADTLGTDITTFSRQVQSLVKRGLVKKTPDAEDRRIYLLSLTEEGQRVAANINEQMNDYLNQVFAGMSETEKEMVIQSIQLLNENMKKTTRCCSAPLG; this is encoded by the coding sequence TTGCACGATATTCGGAACCTTTTTCAAATCTTTACACGTCGATTTGGGTTTTTAAACAAGAATTGCTGTCAAGCGGAAGGGCATGATATCTCGCTCGTTCAGAGTCATATTTTATATGAAATTGAACATCAGTCATTGCCTTCGATGCAACAAGTGGCTGACACTCTCGGAACGGATATTACAACGTTTAGCCGCCAGGTTCAATCCTTAGTAAAAAGAGGATTAGTGAAGAAAACACCTGATGCAGAGGACCGGCGGATCTATCTACTTTCTTTGACAGAGGAAGGGCAGCGTGTGGCAGCCAATATCAATGAGCAAATGAATGACTATCTTAATCAAGTCTTTGCCGGGATGAGTGAAACGGAAAAAGAAATGGTAATTCAATCCATTCAGCTTTTGAATGAAAATATGAAAAAAACAACAAGATGCTGTTCTGCTCCATTGGGGTAA
- a CDS encoding uridine kinase family protein, whose amino-acid sequence MNNKTFKGSNDFEHLIKLINSVPQKQSTLLIGIDGCGGSGKSTLASKLKSKLLNTTVVHMDDFYLPSSQLLKTLPKNKPVGADYDWRRVLNQVLEPLAQNKEGHYQRYDWVRDILAEWHTVPVGGIVIIEGVYTIRQEFFGKYDFTIWVECPRDTRLSRGIERDGETARDMWENNWMLSEDVYVETYRPFERADLIVSGIE is encoded by the coding sequence ATGAATAATAAAACGTTTAAAGGCAGTAATGATTTCGAACACTTGATTAAGCTAATCAACTCAGTTCCCCAAAAACAATCAACTTTGTTAATTGGGATAGACGGCTGTGGAGGTTCAGGGAAAAGCACACTCGCTAGTAAGTTAAAGAGTAAATTATTAAATACAACTGTTGTGCATATGGATGATTTCTATTTGCCTTCTTCACAACTTCTAAAAACGCTTCCGAAGAATAAGCCCGTTGGTGCTGATTATGATTGGAGGCGTGTTTTAAATCAGGTTCTTGAACCCTTAGCTCAAAATAAAGAAGGGCATTACCAGCGATATGATTGGGTAAGGGATATTTTAGCAGAGTGGCATACTGTTCCAGTTGGAGGAATTGTCATAATAGAAGGTGTATACACAATACGTCAGGAATTTTTCGGAAAATACGATTTTACAATATGGGTTGAATGTCCAAGAGACACAAGGCTTTCACGAGGTATTGAAAGAGACGGAGAAACAGCTCGTGATATGTGGGAGAATAATTGGATGTTATCGGAGGACGTTTATGTTGAAACATATAGACCTTTTGAAAGAGCCGACTTAATAGTAAGTGGTATTGAATAA